TTGTAATCTATTACAGTACGTTTAGgggtaattttgaaccactcaGAAGGGGAGTAAGCATTCTATCTGTAAACGTGCGCGCGCCTGACCGATCAATCCTCTTTCGTGTCTCTACCACACACACAAATCGAGGCAAATTCTTACAATGTATACAAATAAGACGAATATGAGGGGAAATACAGTGCGATTACGCatgtacaaatttttttcaaacaggAGTGGATATGAAACTTGAAGCTGACAGAGTGAGTTCTTTCGAAAActccaaaaatattcttaaaaaaatttttaaacctTGAAAATCGTCATCTTTATCCGAAAAAtactataattatttatttatttatttatttgtagtaCTATTTTTTTAGGATTTATCGTGAGCACTCTTGTCATAAATTTCGTATAgaccatttaaaaaatgtactgcAGAGAAGGACAGCTTGAAAACGGCCCTGtggatgaataaaattttacgcTCATACTGGGGAAGTAGGTCATACATTTCATATCAATTCTAATGGGGTTGAGAGAGTAGTGCCGGGTATGTTTAGAAAAATAGGCTCTAGGAGGCTGGAGAGGAGTGGAAAAGGTGAGTTATTTCACACGTCAGTTATTCACGAGCTAGAGAAATAATCAGCAAAAATTGTGCAGccggcgaatttttttttcgacaatttttcGTTTCAGTTCAGAcgtttgttgataaaaaatgtattcaatAAATTGACATAAATCGGATATATTTATAATTGCATTTAAATTATTACTGTCACTGCGTTTTAACCGAAGAAATGTTCggctatatttaataattatttgtttacggaaataaaaattcagtccGAGGTTGACAAGTAGTGTGACGTTGAATACAGTTTGCCAACATTTATCTGGGTTGAGCTCAGATAACAGAAAAGAATAAAATCCTGAACGCGTTTCCAAGGAAAGACTTTGAGACTATCAGTGGAACGATCAGTATTTCCGGGTGAAACCACCGGTCAGCTATCGATTTATCTTCAACAAACACCGAGATGCCCGAAAAACAAGTTATTTTGGAAAACTGATGAACCAATTTCCCTGAAAGTCTCCAGTGACACTGCGAATGATAGCAAAATGGGGAGGAAGTTGACGGTTAAATTTGAGCATTAAAAGTTATAATGATGTGTCATCACATATTACTTGGAGAGAGACATAAAACTTTGGTAGTGTTTGGGAACTGTTAATGTCCGAAGCAAAGCACAATTTCGTGATGGGAGAATGGTTCATAATAATTAACtagagaattatttcaattaaatttaatctgTCCACTCATTTGAGGAGATCAAGTGTTTGGatatttccaattaaaaattattcgctATCCAATCATTCCATCGTCGAATTATGGATTTTAAATGATCTGTTCGTTTGAAATTTCGAGGGAACTGTTGGCTGGAAAAAAATCCCGAGAATCATAAATCATGATAAcagtgaattattatttttttcctactcaACGAATTGTAATTAATCTCGATGAATGTCAGTATCACAACGTGCGATACGCATTAAGACGATCATTTGAGATACACTTGAATGAAATCTAGGATCTAATTTCAAGAATGAAGAATGATTTTTCGGGAGAACTCGGTCGTCCTAAAATAGCGAAATGATCGAGATTGGGGGAAGTTCCGGATAAACTGTGCCATTGAACCCCAAATCGTGACAAAATTTCATAACTCCACCATCTGATATCAGGGAGATAATATCGCGTTCCAGTAACCTTGTGCACTCCACAAACTTGAGGATAttcctattataaaaaggagacccgtgtacagatcgatatcgatatttctcgaagaaatatctcgaaaatgcgTAAGCGTAAGACAGAAACCGAAGCGACATCTGTCGATTATATTAGTCGCACATTGGGCTGGAACAAATGAACCGGTAAAAACCATCACATTTGGCAACGTGTTTGAGTGTTTTtatcctattataaaaaggagataatttataatcgtGAAACATCATGACATCTCCACCTATTAAATATACGACCAACAGAGCCATTGATCATTTCAATGTTGCAGCTACACTCATGTAAGTattcctattattatttttaaaaaatgaacatatttcaaaaatttattatgcattcaatcatcataacctatcattgacacgtgttcggagagtaatttcattttttttttcttaggaaAATCATCGGCTACGTCGACTGCATTGAAGGCCTGAGAGAGTTGCCAAAGTCTCCATCTAAGTGGATTTACAAGtgcattttaaataacaatgatgGCAGAAGGGTTCGCATACTTTGCTCGGGGGATGATGCTCTCAAATACAAGGATGAGATCAAGATGTATCAGGTACAGgtgatttccattcaaaaagaaaaaaagtgaaattgtcacatataataccacaagagtggtagggaacctagagggaaatactcgataatgttgaagctcgagtggtattcaggagattatttttcctatccaaatttcggcaaagagaattgtgccatgaaatgaagagaggtttatttggttaagttatcgtttgttttttttatatatagcctacccgcagaattatgaaaaaattatcgcatataataccacaagagctccgaaattatcgaatatttcccgataggttcgttgcaaacaaatgaacgtaagaacgtacgttatttatttgtagggaaccttgagggaaaaaaaatatcaacgaataaataacataaatgccCAGTTCAGTTTTCTAGGTCAGTTTTCTGTTttggaaacaaaatgaatatctaTATGAATATCTATGCGAATATCTGTATGAATATCTGTGagaatatatgaaaaatttgaaattttactttttagataataaaaatcactggaggGATTATTAAAGCGGCCAATCCACAGTATCGGCGATCAACGGACACTGTGAGcgacaaagaatttcaatttgcacGTAGGAGCACTTTCGACATCTTTGGCACATTTAACATTACGAATGGAGCTGACAATGGAAGGTCGAAGGTCatctcatataaaaaattgagatggagAACGTTTGTGCTGCTCGCGGGCCAGTCCAGATCACTGGATGGCTCAAAGAGCCATTCAGAAGCATTACCACGGTAAGTGGTTCGAGTTATGGATCTGGCATGTTTTGTACAAGGGTTCATCGCATGACCATTCATGTGGTAACATACATCCCGAGAGAAGATTTGATCGAGGGAATCAAAATGACCATTAAAGGTCGAGTTGATTGTCGTGGGGATGGTTTTGTTCTGAATATTAACAGCATGGATGACATTGCAGTCCTGACTGAGGATGTAGCCCTCAATGAAGATGAGTTGGATGATGCTGTCGAAGCACCTCCTCTCATTCTCAAACGAGGGGCAGCTGAATCTGCATCTGGAGAGGCGATGGACGTCGCGAA
This DNA window, taken from Diachasmimorpha longicaudata isolate KC_UGA_2023 chromosome 8, iyDiaLong2, whole genome shotgun sequence, encodes the following:
- the LOC135165547 gene encoding uncharacterized protein LOC135165547 isoform X1, with product MTSPPIKYTTNRAIDHFNVAATLMKIIGYVDCIEGLRELPKSPSKWIYKCILNNNDGRRVRILCSGDDALKYKDEIKMYQIIKITGGIIKAANPQYRRSTDTVSDKEFQFARRSTFDIFGTFNITNGADNGRSKVISYKKLRWRTFVLLAGQSRSLDGSKSHSEALPRPD
- the LOC135165547 gene encoding uncharacterized protein LOC135165547 isoform X2, encoding MTSPPIKYTTNRAIDHFNVAATLMKIIGYVDCIEGLRELPKSPSKWIYKCILNNNDGRRVRILCSGDDALKYKDEIKMYQIIKITGGIIKAANPQYRRSTDTVSDKEFQFARRSTFDIFGTFNITNGADNGRSKVISYKKLRWRTFVLLAGQSRSLDGSKSHSEALPRN
- the LOC135165547 gene encoding uncharacterized protein LOC135165547 isoform X3, which gives rise to MTSPPIKYTTNRAIDHFNVAATLMKIIGYVDCIEGLRELPKSPSKWIYKCILNNNDGRRVRILCSGDDALKYKDEIKMYQGTLREKKYQRINNINAQFSFLDNKNHWRDY